GTCCGACGACTGTTCGTCCCACGGCGCGGCCGGCTCGGGCTGCCGCCGCCCCCGGTAGGGCTGCGGACCCGCGGCCGACCCGCGGGGCCGGAAGGCCCAGCCGTCCTCCTGCGGAGCCCCCTGGCCCGGCGACGATTCCGTCGTCATCTCCGTGATCTCCCCTGGTCGGGCATCCGCATGCGCCAGCCGCAGTGATGCGCCACGATAAGTGTCGTTCCGTGCGGCCCTGCGCGCGGATGTGCCTGTCTGCCCCGGGGTCAGCCGGTCTTGAACGAGTGGCCGAAGCCGTACCGGCCCGACTCCACCTTGAACGCGGCGAGCGCCCCCATCGAGGTGCTGATCCGCCAGTCCATCAACTGCTTGCTGCCCGGCCAGTTCTTGCGCTGGTCGTACCAGACGAGCCCGATGACCCCGGCCTTCGCGGCGCCCCGGAACAGGTCCCGGATGTGGGCCTGCTTCTGGCCGCTCTCCGCCACCCCGGTCTCCGCGATCAGCACCGGCTTGTGGGAGAAGGCCGCGATCTGGTGCAGGGAGGGCGTGAACAGACTGGAGAAGGCGGCGCCGTCGATCGGCCCGTAGTAGCCGATGAGGCCGACCCAGTCGACGTAGGCGTCGCCCGGGTAGTACGGGCGCAGCGTGGCGGGGGTGCCCGAGTCGACCACGTGCGGGGTCCACACCCAGAGCACGTTCGTGACGTGCTGGGCGGCGAAGACCTCGTGCACATGCTTCCACGCCGCGACGAAGTCGGCGGGCTTGGTGTGCTCGGGGCCCCAGGAGTTCCACGGACCGTTCATCTCGCCGGCGAAGGAGAGGGCCAGCGGGCCGTCGTAGTCGGCGATCTGTCCCGCCAGCCGGCGGATGTACGCGTCCTCCTCGCCCTTGGCGATGTCGGCGAGCGCGACGTCGGAGGGCACCAGCGCCATCATGGGCAACTGGCCGTGCTGCCACAGGAAGGCGTTGCCCTCCGTGTCGAAGTCGTCGCTCCAGGAGCTGTAGTACTCGCGGATGCCGGGGGCCCGCCCGGCGTCCTTGGTGAAGGAGTCGACGATGCCGTACTGCCAGGGCGTCTTGTCGTCGACGACGCCCAGCGCGCGGCCGGACGGCTTGCGCAGGGACGAGACGTCGAAGTGCGCGGCCGCGCCGGCGGCCGTGGCCGGTTCGGTGCCGCCGCCGCTTCCCCCGCCGCCGCAGGCGTCCACCAGGAGTGTCACGACGGCCATGAGGAGCGCGGCGACCGTCAGGCGGTTGCGGCGGCGGGATATGGCCATACGTGCGGGTCCCATCGAACAGGAGGTAAAAGGGAGACGCGAGGTCGCTCAACTCTACGAGACCCGCGTGACATTCACTGAATCTTCATATTAATCTAGTTAAATGATTCCGGACAGCTTGGCTGATGTCCGTTTGCTACCAATTCATATGTATTTTAAGCACTTTCGGCATTCCTAGCACTCCCGCACGCACCTCACTGCTTTCGGCGGCGCCGAGCCCGCAGTTGTTACACCCTGAAAGAAGGCTCGAACTGCCGATGACCAGTTCCTCCACGGAGGTCGAGGCTTCTCCCGTCTTTGTGGACCAGACCGGTCTGCGTGGGCGCCGACTGCGCGGGCTGGGCTGGCTGGTGGGCATCGTCTGCACCGGATTCGTGGTGGCGATGTTCTTCGGCCTGGTCGGCACTCAGTCGCAGGCGCCCGGGCTCACCGTCCCGCACACCGCGGACACCACGCCGCCCAGCCAGTACCTGAACGCGCCGCTGCCCGCGGCCCCCGGCATCCCCGGGGCCGGCAAGGGCACCACCACCGCCCCGGCGGCCCTCCCCGACGCCACCGCGTCAGTCCCCGTCGGCGCGGCGGGAGTTGCGACGGTGCCCGGCACCGCGACCGCCACCGCCCCGGCGATCATCCCCGACGCCACCGCGTCGCTCCCCGCCACGACGGCGGCCGGCACCGGAGCGACGAGCTCCGCGACCGTCCCCGCGCAGTAGTTCAGACGCGACCGACCAGGAAGTCCATGTCCCGCTCCCGCCGTCAACGCTCCCGGCAGTCCATCGCCCGGCCGCGCCGACTCGCCGCACCACCCCTGCGTTTCTTCCTGCCGGTGACCGTGCTGGCGACCCTGCTGGCGCTGATGATCCTGCGGGGCATGGCGAACAACGAGGTCTTCCACGACGAGCGCATCGCCGTCTCCGTGGACAAGAAGACCGTCCCGACCAGCGTGCTGGAGGGCGGCCCGATCGTCGACGCGCGGGGTGACAAGAACGACAAGCCGGTCAACTACACGATCCCGCACAAGACCGTCGTCCTCTCCTTCGACGACGGCCCGTCCGCCCAGTGGACGCCGAAGATCCTGAAGGTGCTCAAGGACGAGGACATCCGCGCCGACTTCTTCGTCACCGGCTCGATGGTGACCCGCAACCCGGCGCTGATCCGCCAGATCGTGGCCGACGGCCACGAGATCGGTCTGCACACCTTCACCCACCCCGACCTCGCGCTGCACTCCGGCAGCCGGCTCACCTGGGAACTGGGCGAGACCCAGCTCGCCCTGGCCGGCGTCGCCGGCATCCACTCCAGCCTGTTCCGCCCGCCCTACTCCTCCACCGTGGACGCGCTGGACGACTGGTCCTGGCCGGTGACCAAGCAGGCCGGCTCCGAGGGGTACCTGACCGCCTTCATCGACAAGGACACCGACGACTGGAAGCGCCCCGGCGTCGACTCCATCGTCAAGGCAGCCATGCCCGACCTCCCCGGCCAGGGCCAGATGATCCTGCTGCACGACGCGGGCGGCGACCGGGCCGAGACGCTGGCCGCGCTGCCGGTCATCATCGACAAGCTCAAGGCCCAGGGCTACACCTTCAGGACCATCGGCGAGGCACTGGGCACCGGCCCCGCCAACACCGAGGTCAGCGGCTTCAGCCTGTGGGTCGGCAAGGGCTTCCTGTGGTGCACCACCGCCTCGGTGTGGCTGATGCCGTGGCTGGTCGGCCTGCTCGCCGTCGTCGGTGTGCTGGTCATGGCCCGGTTCGCGCTGATGCTGGTGCTCTCCGCCGTCCACGTGCGCCGCACCCGCAAGAAGGGCTTCACCTGGGGCGACCCGGTCACCGAACCGGTCACCGTGGTGGTGCCCGCGTACAACGAGCAGGAGTGCATCACCAACACCCTGCTCTCCCTGGCCAGGAGCGACCATCCCATCGAGGTCATCGTGGTCGACGACGGCTCGACCGACGACACCTCCGCCATCGTCGAGGAGCTGGACCTGCCCATGGTCCGGCTGATCCGGCAGCCCAACAGCGGCAAGCCGGCCGCCCTCAACACCGGTGTGGCCGCCGCCTCGTACGACCTGATCGTCATGATGGACGGCG
Above is a genomic segment from Streptomyces collinus Tu 365 containing:
- a CDS encoding bifunctional polysaccharide deacetylase/glycosyltransferase family 2 protein; the encoded protein is MSRSRRQRSRQSIARPRRLAAPPLRFFLPVTVLATLLALMILRGMANNEVFHDERIAVSVDKKTVPTSVLEGGPIVDARGDKNDKPVNYTIPHKTVVLSFDDGPSAQWTPKILKVLKDEDIRADFFVTGSMVTRNPALIRQIVADGHEIGLHTFTHPDLALHSGSRLTWELGETQLALAGVAGIHSSLFRPPYSSTVDALDDWSWPVTKQAGSEGYLTAFIDKDTDDWKRPGVDSIVKAAMPDLPGQGQMILLHDAGGDRAETLAALPVIIDKLKAQGYTFRTIGEALGTGPANTEVSGFSLWVGKGFLWCTTASVWLMPWLVGLLAVVGVLVMARFALMLVLSAVHVRRTRKKGFTWGDPVTEPVTVVVPAYNEQECITNTLLSLARSDHPIEVIVVDDGSTDDTSAIVEELDLPMVRLIRQPNSGKPAALNTGVAAASYDLIVMMDGDTVFEPSTVRELVQPFGDPRVGAVAGNAKVGNRDTLIGAWQHIEYVMGFNLDRRMYDVLNCMPTIPGAVGGFRRSALEQAGGMSDDTLAEDTDVTMALHRAGWRVVYAENARAWTEAPVSMKQLWSQRYRWSYGTMQAMWKHRHSLLERGPAGHFGRVGLPFVALFMVITPLLAPAIDIGMVYGVVFVDAYKTLAAWFAVMALQAVCAWWSFHLDKEKAWHLITLPAQQVVYRVLMYMVLLQSAITALTGGRLRWQKLRRTGEVGLDVTTGAMSS
- a CDS encoding glycoside hydrolase family 26 protein → MGPARMAISRRRNRLTVAALLMAVVTLLVDACGGGGSGGGTEPATAAGAAAHFDVSSLRKPSGRALGVVDDKTPWQYGIVDSFTKDAGRAPGIREYYSSWSDDFDTEGNAFLWQHGQLPMMALVPSDVALADIAKGEEDAYIRRLAGQIADYDGPLALSFAGEMNGPWNSWGPEHTKPADFVAAWKHVHEVFAAQHVTNVLWVWTPHVVDSGTPATLRPYYPGDAYVDWVGLIGYYGPIDGAAFSSLFTPSLHQIAAFSHKPVLIAETGVAESGQKQAHIRDLFRGAAKAGVIGLVWYDQRKNWPGSKQLMDWRISTSMGALAAFKVESGRYGFGHSFKTG